A region of Bacillus cabrialesii DNA encodes the following proteins:
- the iolU gene encoding scyllo-inositol 2-dehydrogenase yields MIRFAIIGTNWITDRFLESAADIEDFQLTAVYSRSAERAAEFAAKHGAERTFSDLQEMAASDCFDAVYIASPNALHKEQAVLFMNHGKHVLCEKPFASNAKETEEMISTAKENGVVLMEAMKTTFLPNFKELKNHLHKIGTVRRFTASYCQYSSRYDAFRSGTVLNAFQPELSNGSLMDIGVYCIYPAVVLFGAPKDVKANGYALSSGVDGEGTVILSYDGFEAVLMHSKISTSYAPAEIQGEDGTIVIDTIHRPERVEIRYRDGRLENISIHDPKPAMFYEADEFVTLIKEKKLESEDNTFERSLITAKIMEEARKQMGIIYPADQA; encoded by the coding sequence GTGATACGTTTTGCGATAATAGGAACCAACTGGATTACAGACCGCTTTCTTGAATCAGCAGCGGATATAGAAGATTTTCAGCTGACAGCTGTGTATTCAAGATCGGCTGAAAGGGCTGCCGAGTTTGCCGCTAAACACGGCGCTGAGCGCACCTTTTCAGACCTTCAGGAAATGGCGGCAAGCGATTGCTTTGATGCCGTATACATAGCCAGTCCGAATGCCCTTCACAAGGAACAAGCCGTTCTCTTCATGAACCATGGCAAGCATGTGCTTTGCGAGAAACCGTTTGCTTCGAATGCAAAAGAAACGGAAGAGATGATTTCAACGGCTAAGGAAAACGGCGTTGTGCTTATGGAAGCGATGAAGACCACTTTCCTGCCGAATTTCAAAGAGCTGAAAAACCACTTACATAAAATCGGCACTGTCCGCAGATTTACCGCAAGCTACTGCCAGTATTCCTCACGGTATGACGCGTTCAGAAGCGGAACTGTTTTGAATGCGTTTCAGCCTGAGCTTTCCAATGGGTCATTAATGGATATTGGCGTCTATTGTATTTATCCGGCTGTTGTGTTGTTTGGCGCGCCGAAGGATGTAAAAGCGAACGGATATGCTTTATCCTCCGGAGTGGACGGAGAAGGAACTGTCATTCTGTCTTATGACGGGTTCGAAGCTGTTCTGATGCATTCCAAAATCTCTACTTCCTATGCCCCGGCTGAAATACAGGGTGAAGACGGGACGATTGTCATCGATACGATTCACCGGCCTGAACGAGTAGAAATCCGCTATCGCGACGGCCGTTTGGAAAACATCTCAATCCATGATCCTAAGCCGGCGATGTTCTACGAAGCAGATGAATTTGTCACTCTGATAAAAGAGAAAAAGCTGGAATCTGAAGACAATACATTTGAACGTTCTTTGATCACCGCGAAAATCATGGAAGAAGCAAGAAAGCAAATGGGGATTATCTACCCTGCTGATCAAGCCTAA
- a CDS encoding undecaprenyl-diphosphate phosphatase gives MTLWELFVAAVLGIVEGLTEYAPVSSTGHMIIVDDLWLKSSDLMSEEAANSFKVVIQLGSILAVVIVFKDRILNLLGLKKNITNDQKQGHKLSIAQIAVGLVPAAVLGFLFEDYIDEYLFSVKTVAFGLIAGAVLMLFADWVNKRKTATDTLDRISYKQAIGVGLFQCLALWPGFSRSGSTISGGVILGLNHRAAADFTFIMAMPIMMGASFLSLVKHWDSLNSELMPFFIVGFICAFVVALFVVRFFLKLINKIKLVPFAIYRIILGVILLLIMM, from the coding sequence ATGACTCTATGGGAATTGTTTGTAGCAGCCGTTTTAGGAATCGTAGAAGGATTGACAGAGTACGCGCCGGTTTCTTCGACAGGACATATGATCATAGTAGACGATCTCTGGCTGAAATCAAGCGATCTGATGTCAGAAGAAGCTGCTAACTCATTCAAAGTGGTTATTCAGCTAGGCTCCATTTTAGCAGTAGTTATCGTGTTTAAAGACCGGATTTTGAATTTGCTCGGCTTAAAAAAGAATATTACAAACGACCAGAAACAAGGACATAAATTAAGCATTGCCCAAATTGCCGTCGGGCTTGTGCCTGCAGCTGTTCTCGGCTTTTTGTTTGAGGATTACATTGATGAATATTTATTTTCCGTTAAAACTGTTGCCTTCGGTTTAATCGCCGGGGCAGTCCTCATGCTTTTTGCTGATTGGGTAAATAAACGAAAAACAGCGACAGACACCCTCGACCGCATTTCCTATAAGCAGGCGATAGGGGTCGGCTTATTCCAATGTCTTGCCCTTTGGCCTGGTTTCTCGCGTTCCGGTTCAACCATTTCCGGGGGTGTTATTCTCGGATTAAACCACCGAGCGGCAGCCGACTTTACGTTTATTATGGCGATGCCGATCATGATGGGCGCAAGCTTTCTAAGCCTTGTCAAGCATTGGGACAGCTTAAACTCGGAACTGATGCCGTTTTTCATCGTCGGCTTCATCTGTGCCTTTGTTGTCGCACTGTTTGTCGTCCGTTTCTTCCTAAAACTGATTAACAAAATCAAACTCGTCCCATTTGCAATCTATCGAATCATTCTCGGTGTGATTTTACTTTTGATCATGATGTAA
- a CDS encoding AI-2E family transporter gives METLQTWSGRFKRFFLDNKFVLFLLVLLLIGLNILVFTKTSFIFTPIIVLLKTISLPIILTGIVFYLLNPIVDFLERRRIRRIYSILLLYLLIIGLITITIVSIIPFLKEQIMSLIDNIPRYVDIVENQTKQLIGSNFVNQAQQTMNINISDLATKVSDQAATIVNSTFTGVGNFIGALTEIIISIVTVPFILFYLLKDGKKLPVYILKFVPTRLKEQTYTVLSEMNHRLSSYIRGQIIVSFCIGFLLFIGYLIIGLDYASLLAIIAACTSIVPYLGPTIAITPAIIIAIVTSPLMLLKLVIVWTIVQLIEGKLISPQIMGKNLHIHPITIIFLLLTAGKLFGVVGIILAIPGYAVAKVITTHLFDWFKMRSHLYEEEKNENTSGHKV, from the coding sequence GTGGAGACGTTGCAAACTTGGAGCGGCAGATTCAAGCGATTCTTCTTGGACAATAAGTTTGTTTTATTTTTGCTTGTACTGTTGCTGATTGGTTTAAATATTCTTGTTTTTACAAAAACATCATTCATTTTCACCCCGATTATTGTTCTGCTCAAGACGATTTCACTGCCGATTATTTTAACAGGCATTGTTTTTTATCTGTTAAATCCTATCGTCGATTTCCTTGAGAGAAGAAGAATAAGAAGAATCTATTCTATTTTATTGTTATATCTATTGATTATCGGGCTGATCACGATCACGATCGTGTCCATCATCCCCTTTTTAAAAGAACAAATTATGAGTCTGATTGACAACATCCCGAGATATGTGGATATCGTAGAAAATCAGACGAAGCAGCTGATTGGCAGCAACTTTGTCAATCAGGCCCAGCAAACGATGAACATCAATATATCCGATCTCGCAACAAAGGTTTCTGATCAGGCAGCGACGATTGTGAACAGCACCTTTACCGGCGTTGGGAATTTTATCGGCGCCTTGACTGAGATTATTATTTCGATCGTCACGGTTCCGTTTATTCTTTTCTATTTATTAAAAGATGGGAAAAAATTGCCGGTCTACATACTGAAGTTTGTGCCGACTCGATTGAAAGAACAGACATACACAGTCTTAAGCGAAATGAATCATCGGTTAAGCTCTTATATCAGAGGCCAGATCATTGTCAGCTTCTGTATTGGGTTTTTGCTTTTTATCGGTTATTTGATTATCGGGCTGGATTATGCTTCATTGCTTGCCATCATTGCGGCTTGCACAAGCATCGTTCCGTATTTAGGGCCGACGATTGCCATTACGCCGGCAATTATCATCGCCATAGTGACATCGCCGCTCATGCTGCTTAAGCTGGTGATCGTTTGGACCATTGTTCAGCTGATTGAAGGGAAGCTGATCTCTCCGCAAATTATGGGAAAAAACCTTCACATCCATCCGATTACGATTATTTTTCTGCTGTTAACAGCCGGCAAGCTTTTTGGCGTTGTTGGAATTATTCTTGCAATTCCGGGCTATGCAGTTGCCAAAGTCATTACGACACATTTATTTGACTGGTTTAAAATGCGGTCACATTTATACGAAGAAGAAAAAAATGAAAATACGTCGGGTCATAAAGTGTGA
- a CDS encoding MFS transporter has product MKTKHYWVISLLAVLAVGPGLMSNTALSSVQGLVQKTVGTSDFTLVNPILIGNMAFALLVPAGPLLRKKFGARPIYLVSLPIFILGSLLFAFSSDIVSMAAGRFLQGAATGVMLMIMIPMLVLSFPIERRNYALLVLIGGFYGSVIIGTILGTIAISCGHWRWLFYIFGALSLVGIAVSYFFLHDEHHGAAEQEQPLDSAGIVLSVCLAAASAVTFIFLPKCGISSGYVWTGVGVALCLLLVLLIVEYKAKNPFISIKLMLLPKPVLGLFIIAAGTITVAVSLSAFQGLLRQMYDISQEHLILLNLTLLIGVAIAAIVSALFYDRVGPGVLGIIGGLFLVFVNFQWLHMQDHSSLYMFAVLFIMLAAGTGLTVAAGLMGAAMGGPLPDLVKRMTAVQFLRLFVYMGVPILIGFFTKKDAARQDSMMTAYHDLFFISFILSVLLVCLSFCMNATGMGHKLAHKPHDKAKPAPGKPAVSAHRLSHKVIHDREYRKALRKFKQKFDI; this is encoded by the coding sequence ATGAAGACAAAACACTATTGGGTGATTTCTTTGCTGGCTGTTTTAGCGGTCGGGCCGGGATTGATGTCTAACACGGCATTGTCGTCAGTTCAAGGCCTTGTTCAGAAGACGGTTGGTACAAGTGACTTCACATTAGTGAATCCAATATTGATCGGCAATATGGCTTTTGCTTTATTGGTGCCGGCAGGGCCGTTGCTGAGGAAAAAATTCGGCGCCCGTCCTATCTATCTGGTTTCATTACCCATTTTTATACTAGGCTCACTGCTTTTCGCATTTTCCAGCGATATTGTATCGATGGCGGCAGGGCGCTTTTTACAGGGAGCGGCTACGGGTGTCATGCTGATGATTATGATTCCAATGCTTGTTCTGTCATTTCCGATTGAACGCAGGAACTATGCATTGCTGGTGCTGATCGGCGGATTTTATGGTTCTGTTATCATTGGCACGATTCTGGGAACTATTGCAATAAGCTGCGGGCACTGGAGATGGCTGTTTTACATCTTTGGCGCACTGTCACTGGTCGGGATCGCGGTGAGTTATTTCTTTCTTCATGATGAACATCATGGAGCGGCAGAACAAGAACAGCCGCTCGATAGTGCAGGGATCGTTTTATCTGTTTGCCTCGCTGCAGCCTCAGCGGTTACATTTATTTTTCTGCCAAAATGTGGGATTTCATCAGGTTATGTATGGACTGGTGTTGGGGTTGCGTTATGCTTGCTCCTTGTTCTATTGATTGTGGAATATAAAGCGAAAAACCCCTTTATTTCTATTAAACTGATGCTGCTGCCAAAACCGGTGCTTGGCTTATTTATCATCGCTGCAGGAACAATAACGGTAGCTGTCAGCCTTTCTGCTTTTCAGGGCTTGCTCCGTCAAATGTATGATATTTCTCAAGAGCATCTCATTCTATTAAACTTGACGCTTTTAATCGGAGTGGCGATTGCCGCCATTGTGAGCGCTCTGTTTTATGATAGAGTCGGGCCCGGGGTGCTCGGTATTATAGGCGGCCTCTTTCTCGTATTTGTGAACTTTCAATGGCTGCATATGCAGGATCACTCGTCTCTATATATGTTCGCAGTGCTGTTTATCATGCTTGCAGCGGGAACAGGCCTGACAGTCGCCGCAGGGCTGATGGGAGCTGCCATGGGAGGCCCGCTGCCTGATTTGGTCAAGAGAATGACAGCTGTTCAGTTTTTAAGATTATTTGTCTATATGGGGGTTCCAATCCTTATCGGCTTTTTCACGAAAAAAGATGCTGCCAGACAGGATTCTATGATGACGGCTTATCACGATCTTTTTTTCATTTCGTTTATCCTGAGCGTGCTGCTCGTTTGCCTGTCCTTCTGCATGAACGCCACTGGTATGGGGCACAAGCTGGCTCATAAACCGCATGATAAAGCGAAGCCGGCTCCGGGAAAACCAGCCGTTTCAGCACATCGACTCTCACATAAAGTGATCCATGATAGAGAATATCGTAAAGCACTCAGAAAGTTTAAACAGAAATTTGATATATGA
- the lytG gene encoding exo-glucosaminidase LytG yields MARKKLKKRRLFISLFFIVSIPLALFVLATTLSKPIETSKEPEEIDEQQVFIDSLSGHAQILYEKYHVLPSITIAQAILESDWGNSELAAQANNLFGVKGNYKGHHVTMETDEVEKGKRKTIRAKFRKYSTFFESMDDHAQLFVRGTSWNKKKYKPVLEAEDYKEAATALQTAGYATDPEYADKISAIVEKYDLDEYDEVNPSLKSVDLNASIKDSAVQDVWSKPSTDDRSIKLTSAQSYVGKDIKVVSKKQKGQSVWYQFQINDKLIGWIDDSAVEIKETT; encoded by the coding sequence ATGGCCCGTAAAAAACTGAAAAAACGCAGACTCTTCATTTCACTATTTTTCATTGTATCGATTCCGCTAGCCCTGTTTGTATTAGCGACAACTTTATCAAAACCGATTGAAACATCAAAGGAACCTGAAGAAATTGATGAACAGCAAGTATTTATTGACAGCCTGTCCGGACATGCACAAATTTTGTATGAGAAATATCATGTCCTCCCCAGCATTACGATCGCACAGGCCATTCTCGAATCTGACTGGGGGAACAGCGAACTTGCTGCTCAGGCCAACAATCTTTTTGGCGTGAAAGGAAATTATAAAGGCCATCACGTCACGATGGAAACTGACGAAGTTGAAAAAGGGAAAAGGAAAACCATTCGCGCGAAGTTTCGAAAATACAGCACGTTTTTTGAATCTATGGATGACCACGCTCAATTGTTTGTCCGCGGCACATCGTGGAACAAAAAAAAGTATAAACCGGTGCTTGAGGCTGAGGATTATAAGGAAGCGGCAACTGCCTTGCAAACAGCAGGATACGCTACAGACCCTGAATACGCTGACAAAATTAGCGCTATTGTGGAAAAATACGATTTAGATGAGTACGATGAGGTAAATCCATCCCTGAAATCAGTGGATTTAAACGCCTCCATTAAAGACAGCGCCGTTCAAGACGTATGGTCCAAGCCTTCTACTGATGATCGGTCCATAAAGCTCACTTCTGCCCAATCTTACGTTGGCAAAGACATAAAGGTAGTATCTAAAAAGCAAAAAGGCCAGTCCGTATGGTACCAATTTCAAATCAATGATAAACTCATCGGCTGGATTGATGATTCAGCTGTTGAAATAAAGGAAACAACCTAA
- a CDS encoding cysteine dioxygenase — MELYECIQDIFSGLKNPSVKDLATSLKQIPNAAKLSQPYIKEPDQHAYGRNAIFRNNELEVIVIHIPPHKETAVHDHGQSIGCAMVLEGKLLNSIYRSTGEHAELSHSYFVKEGECLISTKGLIHKMSNPTSERMVSLHVYSPPLEDMTVFEEQRGVLKHF; from the coding sequence ATGGAACTGTATGAGTGTATTCAAGACATTTTTAGCGGCTTGAAAAATCCATCGGTTAAAGATTTAGCAACGTCTTTAAAACAAATTCCAAACGCAGCAAAATTGAGTCAACCGTATATTAAGGAACCAGACCAGCACGCTTACGGCCGAAATGCAATCTTTAGAAACAACGAATTGGAAGTTATCGTTATTCACATTCCGCCACACAAGGAGACAGCAGTCCACGATCATGGCCAATCCATTGGTTGTGCAATGGTGTTAGAAGGAAAACTTCTCAATTCTATTTATCGCTCAACCGGAGAACACGCAGAACTTTCCCATTCATACTTTGTCAAAGAAGGAGAATGCCTTATTTCAACCAAAGGTTTAATCCACAAAATGTCTAATCCCACGTCCGAACGAATGGTGTCTCTTCATGTCTACTCACCCCCTTTGGAAGACATGACGGTCTTTGAAGAACAGAGGGGGGTATTGAAACATTTCTGA